The following is a genomic window from Aminivibrio sp..
AACCTTTCCGAACTCCTGCAGACGGGGCTGAGCGCCGAGGTGAAGAAGACGGTGGATCTGGAGGACACCATCGGCAATGCCTCTCCCTACCTGAACCAGTACCTTTCCACGTCGGCATGCGCCGCCCTGGCCGTTCAGGCCGCAATGGCGGTGACGGGAAACCTGCTTCCCGAGGGGTACATCTCCGTGGGGCGGAGAATCGACCTGGAACACGAGATCCCGGCCATGCTCGGGACCACCGTGACCGTGAAGGCGGTTCTCCGGGAAGTTCGGGGAAACAGGCTCGTCTTCGACGTCACGGGGACCGACGCTCTCGGGACCATTTTCCGCGGAGTCAACGAACGAGTTGTGGTGAACCGCTTCGGCCTGGACGAAAAAGCGGAGGAACGGGCCCAGCAGCTCAAGGAACTCAAGGAACGACTGTAGCGTTCATCCGCGCCCCATAGGGCAAACCGGGCGAAAGCCCGGGACGCAAAGCTTCGGGTCTACAGCCTTCGGGCCATGACAGCCGGGCCGCCGGAGGTAGATTTCGCAAGAACAGCCTTCGATCGCCGCAGGCTGTTCTTGTTTCACCATCACCTTCAGAGGGGGGAGTTTTTCCTTGAAACTGAACAGACTCGCAACACGCATTCTGGCCGTAGTCATCGTTCTCCTTG
Proteins encoded in this region:
- a CDS encoding thioesterase family protein, giving the protein MLNLSELLQTGLSAEVKKTVDLEDTIGNASPYLNQYLSTSACAALAVQAAMAVTGNLLPEGYISVGRRIDLEHEIPAMLGTTVTVKAVLREVRGNRLVFDVTGTDALGTIFRGVNERVVVNRFGLDEKAEERAQQLKELKERL